The segment TGTACCGATGGGGAAAACAAATACAGGTGTCTACATATGCCTGTTATTTCTTTGGAATATACAATATAAGGAGATGGTATTATTCAGGATGTATCAGATGAATTCTCTAATGTGGGCGATATAGGTTCTGTTGAAGAGGCAGTAAAGCTTGGGATCTCTTTTGAGGACCAGGGGAGGGACTTTTATCTTGAATTTGCAGAATCTGCTACGGATCCTGCTGCCAAAGACATGTTCCTGTACCTTGCAGGAGAGGAGAAGAAACATGCCCAATATTTGCAGAGCTATATGTCAGGCGAGGAACTTTCCATTGAGGAAGAGGCAGATATGCCTGATTTCAGGGAAGCATTCTCTTCAGAGTTCACTGAGGACAAGCTTGGTGAGGTCGGTGTGATGCTGGCTGCCATGAGGCTTGAAAGAAAGACCGAAGATCTCTATTTGATGCTTTCCAGTGTATCTTCTGATCCTGATCAGCGCGAGTTCTTTGAAAAGCTTGCAGCAGTTGAAAGGGGTCATTATGACCTGATCGATGGTTTGCTTGCAACAGTTACAGGCTTCAGGATGCAGACGTGAACTGCTGAGTTTTCAGAGGTAATCTGATGGATCAGAAAGATGAGAACCTTGAGATTGCAAAAGGCATCTACTGGGTTGGAGCAGTTGACTGGAACCTGCGCGACTTCCATGGCTATGCGACTCCCAGGGGAGGTACCTATAATGCTTATCTTATAATTGACGAAAAGATAACCCTTATAGATACTGTAAAAGCTGAGTTTGCTTCCGAGATGATCGAAAGGATCCGCAGGATTGTAAATCCTTCCAAAATCGATTATGTGATCTCGAATCACGTGGAGATGGATCACTCCAGCGGCCTGCCTGCGCTCATGGAACTTGCAAAGGATGCAACGGTCTTTTGCACAAAGCATGGAAAGGCAGGATTGAATGAATATTATGAGTCTGGCGGATGTAGTAACTGGAATTTTGAGGTAGTTAAAACCGGCGATGAGCTCAATATCGGTTCCCGCAACATGATGTTCATTGAGACGCCAATGCTGCACTGGCCGGACAGCATGCAGACATACCTGAAAGAGGACAAAATTCTGTTCTCCAACGATGCTTTCGGACAGCATCTTGCCACGTCCACAAGGTTCGAGGATGAAGTGGAGGGCGGAGCGATGGAAGATGCTGCTATCTATTATGCCAATATCCTGATGCCTTTCGGGTCAAAGGTGATAAAGTATGCCGAGAAGGTTACGGAACTTGGTCTTGAGTTTGATATGATAGCTCCTTCACATGGGGTGATCTGGAGGGAGGATCCTTCCCGTATCATCGATGCCTACCTAAAATGGGCTCAGAAGGAGGTCGTTCCAAAAGTGCTGATTATTTATGATACTATGTGGAATAGTACTGAGATAATGGCAAAGGAGATCCTTGAGGGCGTTCGCGAAGGCGGTGTCGAGGCCAGACTTTTCCATCTGCGCAAGAACGACTGGAGCATGATGGTAAAGGAACTGATGTACTCTCCGGTGATAGCTATTGGATCGCCTACGATGCATGGAACCATGTTCTATACCGTGTCGGGTTTCCTGACATACATGAGAGGCCTTCGTCCTAAGGATAAAAGTGCAGTTGTGTTCGGCTCATATGGCTGGGGTGGCGGTGCTGTAAAAGGTATTGAGGAGATCCTGGAGAAAGCCCGGTTCGATATAGTTGAACCCGGTCTGCAGGCAAAGTACAGGCCTTATGAAGATGATCTCAGGGCTTGCAGGGAGCTTGGTATCAGGCTTGCAGAACTTGCACTGAAGAAAAGCAGTTATCTCAGGCCAGCCAGATAAAGCTAATTGAGTATGATCAATTGAATTAATTATTGAATATATTT is part of the Methanococcoides methylutens MM1 genome and harbors:
- a CDS encoding ferritin family protein is translated as MGDIGSVEEAVKLGISFEDQGRDFYLEFAESATDPAAKDMFLYLAGEEKKHAQYLQSYMSGEELSIEEEADMPDFREAFSSEFTEDKLGEVGVMLAAMRLERKTEDLYLMLSSVSSDPDQREFFEKLAAVERGHYDLIDGLLATVTGFRMQT
- a CDS encoding FprA family A-type flavoprotein, with product MDQKDENLEIAKGIYWVGAVDWNLRDFHGYATPRGGTYNAYLIIDEKITLIDTVKAEFASEMIERIRRIVNPSKIDYVISNHVEMDHSSGLPALMELAKDATVFCTKHGKAGLNEYYESGGCSNWNFEVVKTGDELNIGSRNMMFIETPMLHWPDSMQTYLKEDKILFSNDAFGQHLATSTRFEDEVEGGAMEDAAIYYANILMPFGSKVIKYAEKVTELGLEFDMIAPSHGVIWREDPSRIIDAYLKWAQKEVVPKVLIIYDTMWNSTEIMAKEILEGVREGGVEARLFHLRKNDWSMMVKELMYSPVIAIGSPTMHGTMFYTVSGFLTYMRGLRPKDKSAVVFGSYGWGGGAVKGIEEILEKARFDIVEPGLQAKYRPYEDDLRACRELGIRLAELALKKSSYLRPAR